A stretch of DNA from Cannabis sativa cultivar Pink pepper isolate KNU-18-1 chromosome X, ASM2916894v1, whole genome shotgun sequence:
TGGGATGAGACaagtctttaaatttttttaagaacaatttttttttaatttcttggcGAAACTAGTTGATCTTGAAGATCTAAAATGGTTGGAATAACTGTATGCCTAATCTATGTAGCTAAGCctttaaataattttagtagTCCCTTAAGCAAGTCTCATGTTTAATtcaaaaaatgcaatttttggAACCAAAAATATAGGACTTCCTCTGCGTCACTACTTTTAGTGGTGTCGTGTGTTGCCACACTGTTTAGAAAAATCATTTGAAGGTCTGCAATGCCTCCCCTTTGGGCAATGCAGGTCCCCTTGTTTTTGACCTCCTTGACTTGTCTAAATCACCTCAAAAATTGCCAAATTATTCTAACATATCACTAGTTACATATTGTTGCCAACGCATCGCTAGTTACATATTGTTAGAACCCTCTTTAGGGAAGACgcgtttttatttgaaaaaacatAATCTTTTGGAGTCAACAGTATGTAACTACCGATGCGTTCACTTTAAGACATGCGATGTGTTGTTCGATGTCAGATGAAGTGGCATTACATAGCCTATCACTGTTCTAAAAGGTTGTCGTAAGACCTGTGATGCGTTGCACGCAACACAAAGCAGATCTTTTTAAAAGGTTGTTTTAAGGCCTGCAACGCGTTGCCTGCGCAAAGCAGATCCTCCTAGTTTTTGACCTTGACTTGCCCAAATCACTCCAGGAATTACCAAATTGCTCCAACTTATTTAAATGTGTaccatatatttttgtaaattgttGTATTAAACTGTTGTTTTGCATATCACATTTTGTTAAGttatcaaaatatttacatCCAATCCAAGCTCAATTTTATTTGCCGTTTCCCACTCTCGCCTGTAGATGTGTACcatatatttttgttaattgttgtATTAAACTGTTGTTTTGCATATCACATTTTGTTAAGTTAATCAAAATATTTTGTACACATAATGCAAGCTCAATTTTATTTGCTGTTTTCCCACTCTCGCCTGTAGGGAAATTGATTTttctatacaaatataatatttgaataatttatcatataatttatgCTGTAATTTGATGACTGCAGACGACATTCAAGAACGCTGCCTATACAGAAGGATTTCATGCTGGCGTTCAACATCATCCCAAGCGTACTTACTGATTGTTGATTGGTTTGGTTTGATTTTGTTCTATCTTCATGTCCTCAAAGGAAGGAGGAGGAATATGGAGTGaaacaacaaaatatttatggctaattgTTCCTTTGATTTAAATTGGATATTATTATAATGAGATAGATTGTATCATTTCTATGGTTGGAACTTGTGGATTTTAAAATATGATCGCATTTCTTTCGTGATACTGATGCTAGCAACATTATCTTTGAAAGTGGTTCTCCTTTATAATCAATTTTGCTGAACtcgttattttttattttttgcggTAAACATCACTCAATTAATTGCTTATTAACTTTGTTCAGAATAGTTGTGAAGGCCATCATCTTATGGCTCTTTGTAGTTAATATGGAAGTGTGAATCAtcaccattattattattattattatgcatACAGTATCTATTTTACATCAACAGATAATTAATGAATCGTATATAGTCCTGCAGAAAGTAAAAGTCATACACCTGGATTATgtgcatcaaaaaaaaaaaaaaaaaaaaagaaatggtCTAAATAAACATCATAAAAGATAAATATAGAGGAAGTGAAGGTGAGATGTATGGAACTTACCAAAGTAATCACTGTGATTTTACATTGCACTTCCCCAACAATTCCCACAGTAAGTTTTACAGAGTTAAAATCCTATAAACAAAGattttaaatcataaaaaaaaaaaagcaacgtGTGAAATGGCTTCCACGATAAATCAGCAACAAGCTTCatgttaatgctaattaaagaaTACAGCAAGAATGCCACCACTGATTAGCTGttgaaacaaacaaacaatagcAAACTAATAAAGATTAACCTCTTCATTAATTCATTATCACATTATTCAAAAGAGCTAGGGTAGTTTTCAGGGGACTCATTGGAAAGTGACTGATTTTTCAGCTTCTGATTTAGTAAATGATCatgttaaaatattaattgtattttGTTAGCGTGTCTTACCTGTGGAATGGGACAActttgtaagaaaaaaaaatcttcaacaCAACAAATAAAGTTTTTTCACTTGTTAAGATCACATGTTAATAAACCAGGATTCAGTCtattatatatacgtatatatatatatatatatatatataaatatacatattttcttTTGGCTATTTATCATTAAAACTTCATCAAATTAACTATTTTACCAAAACAAAACTCCACGAAGTTAAATAATAAAAGCAAAACTTTTAAAAGTCAATTTATTGGCAAAAAATCATCTGAAATTAGGGTGTGATTGGTTTAGGATTTGAAaactattttatgtttttgaaaattaaaatggtGGGAGTACACATAAGAATTCTTGATTGGTTGAgtgttttcaaaaacaaaatttgaatactattttgagttttaggctaaaaaatgaaaacaccatttttatgttttttgtgtTTTCAAATCATTGAATCCAAAAACTCTCTAATTATTctcttacttttttattttgagattccCAACCAATCACATATTCacttttttaaaactcaaaaacatTAAATCACACTACAATCAATCACATATTTAAAAACAAATTTTcacttacaaaatttaaaatttttgtttccaaaacacatttttaaaaaacacaattttgAATCACAAACCAATCAAACCCTAAATAATTCTATAAAACAATTCTGAAGTAATATTATTCTAGaaacgtaatattaatttttttagtattgaaCTCTCTAGGGAGTATCATTGATTGATTAGCCATAATTATAGGCATAATCTAATGATttcacagttttttttttttttttttttttttatacaaatactaagaaaaaaatctctcaagtaaataataaatatcaatttagtttttttttgaatggaaataTATCAATTTAGCTTTTgttttgtaataaaatattgtgttGAAAACTTAGCACTAGTCAAGACATTTTGTTTTAgggattttaatatattaaattttgcattATTTGCATAATTGTTTTCAATAATGTTCCTTGATAATTATTTgactttattttcttttttgttattttacttGGCTTCGTAAATAGtgtatttgtttttcttcattattttgtttgtttatgTATAGAAATATTTTGACTTGATATTTTTTTACTATGTCAAAGTATAATAAAAGaacagaaaaaaagaaagaaaaaaaaaaggatcgATAACTGACCTGATGGTCTAGAAGAAGTGTGAGAGTGATGATGATAATGGTGGTGATCACGGCGTGGAGCAATCTGACGATATCTAGACCGAAATGGCCAGAAAGTAGCCAAGCGACTCCACCTCATGTTCCGCTGATTATTTCCAACAGATGATCCCTCATCAGACCCACCACCGCCACGCCCAACACCAACACTATTGGCCTCACCCACTTCAACCGGCAACTCGTGGCGGCAAACAGGGCAAGAGTTGTGAAGCCTAAGCCACGGCACAATGCAATCCTTGTGATATATATGCTTGCACGGCAGCTCTTTCGCCTCCCCACCCAACTCAAACTCCTCCTTACAAACAGGGCAATATTCCGTATCCTTATTCAGGTGGGATTCCTTTATTTTAATCGTCAGAATCGAGCTAATTGCCGATTCAGGCGCCGGAGCAGGCCCCTGTCGGTCGTTCTGAGTCAATTCTTCTATTAATTCGTTCATTCCAGGCCCGAAAAAATAGTCCCTTATATTCACCCTAGGCGTTCCAGGGTTTTCTGGATGGAGAATCGGAGAGAACGGGCTTGAAGGATCGATGGGCCTGAGTATAATCCATGACCTGGGACGGTTTCGGCGTCTGGATTCAGTTTCAGCTTCGGTTGAACTATTCTCAATCGTCATTGTAGTCCCGTCGAAGCTATGGTTTCGCCGACGAGTTCTCCCCGCCGGCCTAGGCGGAGGCGGAGGCGGTTGATTAGTGGATTGGGCAGCAGGGTCCCAAGTATCAGTTCCTTCTTGATTAATATGAGCGTGGTGACGGTGGCCTAGCCACGGAATCAAGGCACCGTATTGGGAAGCTTCTTCGTCTTGGTCGTAGAGAACGGAATTGAAGCGGCGGCGGCCAATAGGGGGGTCGAGCATGAGTGTTAGAGCTTCGAGAAGACGAGCTTCAGGGGAAGGATCGTAATCGGTGTAATCTATGAAAAGGCGAGGCCTAATTCCAACGTCGATTTCGCGGACGAATTGACCGAAACACCGGGGGCAAACGACGTCGGAGGGGTTGGATGAAGGAGCAATCCTGACCGTCCGATTGCATTGATAGCACCAGTGAGGGTGGAAGGATCTGGTTCCGATGACATGGTTTCCCAAATTGTTATCAGAAGACATGATTGGTTGTTATGAAGATGAATGAGGGTTTTAAATTCAGAAAAGGGTTAATTCTTAATTATGTTAGagtttgtttatatataattgattaggaagaaagaaagaaggaaagAAGAAAGGAAGGAAAGAATGAAGGAAAGAAGAAAGGAAAGAATGAAGAGAGTTTGCTTGTGTTTGGAGTTCTACTATTGGCTATTCGCTCACCCTAATCTCACTTTTTCAGTTGTAAcaaagaaaagtatgagtggGATTTGATGCAAAATCAAACAAGTTTTCAAATTTGGAGGGAATATAGTTATTATTAACGGCTAACTTTTGGAGCACAGAATGTATAATCGTTTCTTTTGGTTTTTGtattaataacttttttttttgttcctcATTAATACCCTGATCAGAACGAGAAATGAGTAGGAGGAGTCTTGTACTCTTTTAGACCAAATCAAAACTTCAATCATCCCAATGTATGTTTATATGTAGTATGTACATATAGTCATATCTgccaataaataaaattttgggATTCATATAATAAtacccatattttttttttcatatttttactgtcaaacttttacttttatatttttattgtactaAATTctcaaaaatattatcttaaaattttaaaattacaaaaatactacagATCTTTACAGTTGCATTCTTCTTTATTGCTATTAAAGAAACTTTTTTGGCATATGTAAAAACAAGATTTTTCATGTAGATCACAAatgtgaaaattacatgaaatatgagatttcataaaaaaagttaaaaaaaatatggcatttataggtttgccactcttctatgacattttttttcacatttaagattTTTGTATGGTATTtaatatgccatatttttaggaaaatttacaaaatactgtaatttgggttaacttctacaaaaatactgtcacacagacaaaatttcaaaaatactgtgtttttataaaacacaagtaaaacacaaagcagaacaactcaaaacaacattagaacaactacaaaacaccagtagaacaccagtgaaaacttaacacagtatactgcagtatgaaacttataataaaacatagtaaaaaagtaaaaaataccgcctgacagtatttttgtaaaaaattagcaaaagttagtataccatgtaaatttccctatttttataaacttattatccaaacccatattttatgtttttgtttttagcttaactagttttattttttttttaatttattttacatttttttttttttgaactaaaagcgtttataaataaattaaaagagtTAGACCTCGTGGTCATTACAAAGGATAGCAGTCGGAATAGTAGATATCTCTACCATACCGTTAATATTGTTGGCGAATGCCCaattagccacattatgggctacaaaattacactttctagaaataaaagaaaaattacagcaAACCATCAAAGTAGAGAGAAGAGTACATTGTCTTGTATAGTTCTCAATCCCCCATAAAGATTCACCACCTTTTAGGTTCTTGATCACACTTTCCGAATCGCTCTCCACCATAACAAAAGGATGTTGCCTTGAGGCCGCCGTCTCCATAGCTAATAAACAGGCCGCCGCTTCCCCAATAAGAGAATCAGCAAACTGAAGCATCTTAGAAGCCACCCACAAGATAGACTCCTTATGATCCCTCGCAATTGCCACCACACACATAGAATCACCTCCGACACGGACGTCGCAATTGATTTTGATCCAATCCTCCGAGGGGGGGACCAAATGAAGAAACAACATCCCGAGGCGGCATGGACAAACAGGAGCTATAGTACCGTAACAACCAGAGATAGAGTCAATATAATGAATCAAGCTTCCCATAGTGTTGTTATGGACTTTGTCATTACGAGCCCTCCAGATCGTGTCAACCACTATGGAAGCATAAAGAAACAAATCATCAGTGTCCA
This window harbors:
- the LOC115710949 gene encoding E3 ubiquitin-protein ligase RZF1; amino-acid sequence: MSSDNNLGNHVIGTRSFHPHWCYQCNRTVRIAPSSNPSDVVCPRCFGQFVREIDVGIRPRLFIDYTDYDPSPEARLLEALTLMLDPPIGRRRFNSVLYDQDEEASQYGALIPWLGHRHHAHINQEGTDTWDPAAQSTNQPPPPPPRPAGRTRRRNHSFDGTTMTIENSSTEAETESRRRNRPRSWIILRPIDPSSPFSPILHPENPGTPRVNIRDYFFGPGMNELIEELTQNDRQGPAPAPESAISSILTIKIKESHLNKDTEYCPVCKEEFELGGEAKELPCKHIYHKDCIVPWLRLHNSCPVCRHELPVEVGEANSVGVGRGGGGSDEGSSVGNNQRNMRWSRLATFWPFRSRYRQIAPRRDHHHYHHHSHTSSRPSANQWWHSCCIL